The Pseudomonas eucalypticola genome has a window encoding:
- a CDS encoding PAS domain-containing protein, with the protein MINAKLLQRMVDASNDGIVVAEQEGSDTILIYVNSAFERLTGYSSNEILYQDCRFLQNGERDEPVLELIRLAITNGQPCRQRLRNYRKDGTAFWNELSITPVYNEADKLTYFIGIQKDVTEQVEALERVAELQRQLDEAQARVRALENDQRR; encoded by the coding sequence ATGATCAACGCCAAGCTGCTGCAACGGATGGTGGATGCCTCTAACGACGGGATTGTCGTGGCCGAACAGGAAGGCAGTGACACCATTCTCATCTACGTCAACAGTGCGTTTGAACGCCTGACGGGCTACAGCTCCAATGAAATCCTCTACCAGGACTGCCGCTTTCTGCAAAACGGCGAGCGCGACGAGCCGGTGCTGGAGCTGATCCGCCTGGCCATTACCAATGGCCAGCCATGCCGCCAGCGCCTGCGTAATTACCGCAAGGACGGCACGGCATTCTGGAACGAGTTATCGATTACCCCGGTGTACAACGAAGCAGACAAGCTCACCTATTTCATCGGTATCCAGAAGGATGTCACCGAGCAGGTCGAGGCCCTTGAGCGCGTTGCCGAACTGCAACGGCAGCTCGATGAAGCACAAGCGCGGGTGCGTGCGCTGGAAAACGACCAGCGGCGGTAA
- a CDS encoding SDR family oxidoreductase, with translation MSDAIRFEDKVVIVTGAGGGLGRAHALLFARHGARVVVNDLGGTANGQGANASAANLVVAQIREAGGTAVASHDSVTAGDRIVEQALDTFGRVDVLVNNAGILRDKTFHKMDDADWDQVYQVHVQGAYKLTHAAWPHLREQNFGRVIFTSSTSGIYGNFGQSNYAMAKLGLYGLTRTLALEGRRHNILVNAIAPTGGTRMTEGLMSPEVFALLKPELVSPVVVYLGSEQCQDTGDLYEVGGGWVGKVRWERSLGVGFDPHQGMSVDAIAKEWANIGNFEDAVHPRDNVEALEQMMVNLKKY, from the coding sequence ATGAGCGATGCCATCCGTTTCGAAGATAAAGTAGTGATTGTCACGGGCGCCGGTGGTGGCCTTGGCCGCGCTCATGCGCTGTTGTTCGCCCGCCACGGTGCACGGGTGGTCGTCAACGACCTGGGTGGCACCGCCAACGGCCAGGGCGCCAACGCTTCGGCGGCCAACCTGGTGGTGGCGCAGATTCGCGAGGCCGGCGGCACGGCGGTGGCCAGCCATGACTCGGTCACCGCGGGCGACAGAATCGTCGAACAGGCGCTGGATACCTTCGGCCGCGTCGACGTGCTGGTCAATAACGCCGGCATTCTGCGTGACAAGACGTTCCACAAGATGGACGACGCTGACTGGGATCAGGTCTACCAGGTGCACGTGCAGGGCGCCTACAAGCTTACTCATGCGGCCTGGCCGCACCTGCGTGAGCAGAACTTTGGCCGGGTGATCTTCACGTCATCCACGTCCGGCATCTACGGCAACTTCGGCCAGTCCAACTACGCCATGGCCAAATTGGGCCTTTACGGCCTCACCCGCACCCTGGCCCTGGAAGGGCGCCGCCATAACATCCTGGTCAACGCCATCGCCCCTACTGGCGGCACACGGATGACCGAGGGGTTGATGTCCCCGGAGGTATTCGCCCTGCTCAAGCCCGAACTGGTCAGCCCCGTGGTGGTGTACCTGGGCAGCGAACAGTGCCAGGACACCGGCGACCTTTATGAAGTGGGCGGCGGGTGGGTGGGCAAAGTCCGCTGGGAACGCAGTCTGGGCGTGGGCTTTGATCCGCATCAGGGCATGAGTGTCGACGCCATTGCCAAAGAGTGGGCGAATATCGGCAACTTCGAGGATGCGGTACACCCACGCGATAACGTGGAAGCCCTGGAACAAATGATGGTGAACCTGAAGAAATATTAA
- a CDS encoding antibiotic biosynthesis monooxygenase, which yields MSAPVTLMVARRVAHGRYHDLIAWLREGEQLATDFAGYLGSGVLAPPPDDDEFQIIFRFADESTLHAWEHSASRSAWLARGSGLFAQPHEHRVSGIDGWFGDTGHARPPRWKQAVAIWIAFFPVSLLFNFVLAPLLGELSLVPRIFVSTLALTPLMVYFFIPLSTRLLHPWLHAAPQRPLAAQPR from the coding sequence ATGTCTGCTCCCGTCACACTGATGGTCGCGCGCCGCGTTGCCCATGGCCGCTACCACGACCTGATTGCCTGGCTACGCGAAGGCGAACAATTGGCCACCGACTTTGCTGGCTACCTGGGTTCGGGTGTTTTGGCCCCGCCCCCCGATGACGACGAATTCCAGATCATTTTCCGCTTTGCCGATGAAAGCACGCTGCATGCCTGGGAGCATTCGGCGTCGCGCAGCGCCTGGCTGGCTCGTGGCAGCGGCCTGTTCGCCCAGCCCCATGAACATCGGGTCAGTGGCATCGACGGCTGGTTTGGCGATACCGGCCACGCGCGACCGCCGCGCTGGAAACAGGCGGTGGCCATCTGGATCGCGTTTTTCCCGGTGTCGCTGCTGTTCAACTTCGTGCTGGCGCCGCTGCTGGGCGAGTTGAGCCTGGTGCCGCGCATCTTCGTCAGCACCTTGGCTCTGACGCCGCTCATGGTGTATTTCTTCATTCCATTGTCCACGCGCCTGTTGCACCCGTGGCTGCATGCGGCACCTCAACGCCCGCTCGCCGCACAGCCACGCTGA
- the folX gene encoding dihydroneopterin triphosphate 2'-epimerase — protein sequence MPQLEPGTARIRVKDLRLRTFIGINEEEILNKQDVLINLTILYAAQEAVRDNDIDHALNYRTITKAVIQHVEGNRFALLERLTQELLDLVMANEAVQYAEVEVDKPHALRFAESVSITLAGRR from the coding sequence ATGCCACAACTGGAGCCAGGAACCGCGCGTATCCGGGTCAAGGACCTGCGCCTGCGCACGTTTATCGGGATCAACGAGGAAGAAATCCTCAACAAGCAGGATGTACTGATCAACCTGACCATCCTCTATGCGGCTCAGGAAGCCGTGCGCGACAATGACATCGACCACGCGCTGAACTACCGCACCATCACCAAGGCGGTGATCCAGCACGTGGAGGGCAATCGTTTCGCGCTGCTCGAGCGCCTGACCCAGGAACTGCTGGACCTGGTCATGGCCAATGAAGCCGTGCAGTACGCCGAGGTCGAGGTCGACAAGCCCCATGCCCTGCGCTTCGCCGAGTCGGTGTCCATCACCCTCGCCGGGCGCCGCTGA
- a CDS encoding flavodoxin encodes MKVALLSGSVYGTAEEVARHAKQLLEAEGFRTFYNPRASLEELLNEAPQALLAVTSTTGMGELPDNLMPLYSQLREQLPAALRGLPGAVIGLGDASYGDTFCGGGEQLRELFAELGVNDVQDMLRLDASESVTPETDAEPWLAEFIGHLRRR; translated from the coding sequence ATGAAAGTCGCCTTGTTGTCCGGCTCCGTGTACGGCACCGCCGAAGAAGTCGCTCGCCACGCCAAGCAACTGCTTGAGGCCGAAGGTTTCCGGACCTTCTACAACCCCCGCGCCAGCCTGGAGGAACTGCTCAATGAAGCGCCGCAGGCGTTGTTGGCGGTGACCTCGACCACCGGCATGGGCGAGTTGCCCGATAACCTCATGCCGCTGTATTCGCAGTTGCGTGAGCAACTGCCGGCTGCATTGCGCGGTCTTCCGGGCGCGGTCATCGGCCTGGGCGACGCCAGTTATGGCGACACCTTCTGCGGTGGCGGCGAGCAGCTACGCGAGTTGTTCGCGGAGCTGGGCGTCAACGACGTGCAGGACATGCTGCGCCTGGACGCCAGCGAGTCGGTCACCCCGGAAACGGACGCCGAGCCCTGGCTGGCGGAGTTCATCGGTCATCTGCGCAGGAGGTGA
- a CDS encoding PilZ domain-containing protein — MPVDALLTQDELDFIRTMQHNPQLNVRDTTASLLVNGGTQIRDLLTRLAANEQVTIQAQFENQQMSFPLQLVEDEFHALHLQLGAPSIYEEGPMVRPWRLMLKEPVVLETEKGQISHYWVREISCEGVLLEVRDGHRPPRRFSLWFSPEGHEPMPLHGTLRRKTEQGHYAYQLRQDNPQETERLRQYILAQHRRTHPQMHA; from the coding sequence ATGCCAGTTGATGCCCTCCTGACCCAGGATGAGCTGGACTTCATTCGAACGATGCAGCACAACCCGCAGCTCAATGTTCGCGACACTACCGCGAGCCTGCTGGTCAATGGCGGCACACAGATTCGCGACCTGCTGACACGCCTGGCTGCCAACGAGCAGGTCACCATCCAGGCGCAGTTCGAAAACCAGCAGATGAGCTTCCCGCTGCAGCTGGTGGAGGACGAATTCCATGCCCTGCACCTGCAACTCGGCGCGCCCAGCATCTATGAAGAAGGCCCGATGGTTCGCCCCTGGCGACTGATGCTCAAGGAGCCGGTGGTGCTGGAAACGGAAAAGGGCCAGATCAGCCACTACTGGGTGCGGGAGATATCCTGCGAAGGCGTGCTGCTGGAAGTGCGCGACGGCCACCGCCCGCCGCGGCGGTTTTCCCTGTGGTTCAGCCCCGAGGGGCATGAGCCGATGCCGCTGCACGGTACCTTGCGGCGCAAAACCGAACAGGGCCACTACGCCTACCAGTTGCGCCAGGACAACCCCCAGGAAACCGAGCGACTGCGCCAGTACATTCTCGCCCAGCACCGTCGCACCCACCCGCAGATGCACGCCTGA
- the cysZ gene encoding sulfate transporter CysZ, whose product MQAPVLSGPQYLREGLKLVLSPGLRLFVLLPLAINLVLFTALIYFAGHAFSQWVNHLMPTLPSWLSFLSYILWPLFVALVVLMVFFCFTLVANIVSAPFNSFLAEKVEVVVRGKDDFPPFKWSELSREVPRTLNREMRKLGYFLPRTLALFVLSLIPVVNVIAAPLWLLFGVWMMAIQYIDYPADNHKMSWPDMLAWLRHKRWQSLGFGGIVYLVLLIPVVNLLMMPAAVAGATLFWVRERG is encoded by the coding sequence ATGCAAGCCCCTGTCCTGTCTGGCCCGCAATACCTGCGCGAAGGCCTTAAACTGGTCCTGAGTCCCGGCCTGCGGCTATTTGTCCTGCTGCCGCTGGCGATCAACCTGGTGTTGTTCACCGCACTGATCTACTTCGCCGGCCACGCGTTCAGCCAATGGGTGAACCACCTGATGCCCACCCTGCCCTCGTGGCTGAGCTTCCTGAGCTATATCCTGTGGCCGCTGTTCGTGGCACTGGTGGTGCTGATGGTGTTCTTCTGCTTCACCCTGGTGGCCAACATCGTCTCGGCGCCCTTCAACAGCTTCCTGGCCGAGAAAGTGGAAGTGGTGGTGCGCGGCAAGGACGATTTCCCGCCGTTCAAGTGGAGCGAGCTGAGCCGCGAAGTGCCACGCACGCTGAACCGCGAGATGCGCAAGCTGGGTTATTTCCTGCCGCGCACGCTGGCGCTGTTCGTGCTCTCATTGATCCCGGTGGTCAACGTCATCGCCGCGCCACTGTGGCTGCTGTTCGGCGTGTGGATGATGGCCATCCAGTACATCGACTACCCGGCCGACAACCACAAGATGAGCTGGCCCGACATGCTCGCCTGGCTGCGGCACAAGCGCTGGCAGAGCCTGGGCTTTGGCGGCATCGTTTACCTGGTGCTGCTGATTCCGGTGGTCAACCTGCTGATGATGCCCGCCGCCGTGGCCGGCGCCACGCTGTTCTGGGTGCGCGAGCGCGGTTGA
- a CDS encoding MerR family transcriptional regulator: MSDTVPASTAASEFSRQELFPIREVARLTGINPVTLRAWERRYGLIQPTRTESGHRLYSQADIDEVRSILGWIERGVAVSKVGKILARSQALKVQAAPVRRPPASGEWDEWRQQVRRAVHGFDERRLEQIYGQVFSSYPMVVVFQDVLMPVWHELLVRQEAFGQTSEWLMLDSFLRARTLQRLQWLQSQGQDCTVLLAAVPGQCRELELLVTGLLMGSNEVAVQVLALGQPLEELSLVAEKRGPQAVVLYSNHPPTVDMPKRLRKLGLTLDCPLMLAGDASDLIQDALAGTEIACLGSEGQLMQRRLQQYLTGHLDT; the protein is encoded by the coding sequence ATGTCAGATACCGTTCCCGCTTCCACCGCTGCCAGCGAGTTCTCGCGCCAGGAACTGTTTCCCATCCGTGAAGTAGCGCGCCTGACCGGCATCAACCCGGTAACGCTGCGCGCCTGGGAGCGCCGTTATGGCCTCATTCAGCCCACGCGCACCGAAAGCGGGCACCGCTTGTATTCCCAGGCCGATATCGATGAGGTGCGCAGCATCCTGGGTTGGATCGAGCGCGGCGTGGCGGTCAGCAAGGTGGGCAAGATCCTGGCTCGCAGCCAGGCCCTCAAGGTGCAGGCGGCACCAGTTCGGCGCCCGCCGGCCAGCGGCGAATGGGACGAATGGCGGCAACAGGTGCGGCGCGCCGTGCACGGCTTCGACGAGCGCCGCCTGGAACAGATCTATGGCCAAGTGTTCTCCAGCTACCCGATGGTGGTGGTGTTCCAGGACGTGTTGATGCCGGTATGGCACGAGCTGCTGGTACGGCAAGAGGCATTTGGCCAGACCAGCGAGTGGCTGATGCTGGACAGTTTCCTGCGTGCCCGCACGCTGCAGCGGCTGCAATGGCTTCAAAGCCAGGGGCAGGATTGCACCGTGTTGCTGGCCGCCGTGCCCGGCCAATGCCGTGAGCTGGAGCTACTGGTAACGGGCTTGCTGATGGGCAGCAATGAGGTCGCCGTACAGGTCCTGGCGCTGGGCCAACCACTGGAGGAATTGAGCCTGGTGGCCGAGAAGCGCGGCCCGCAGGCCGTGGTGCTCTACTCCAACCATCCGCCGACGGTCGACATGCCCAAGCGGCTGCGCAAACTGGGCCTGACCCTGGACTGCCCGCTGATGTTGGCCGGAGACGCCAGCGACCTGATTCAGGACGCTTTGGCAGGGACTGAAATTGCCTGCCTGGGCAGCGAAGGTCAACTGATGCAGCGCCGTTTGCAGCAATACCTGACCGGCCACCTGGATACCTGA
- a CDS encoding alpha/beta fold hydrolase → MNPLSEIPLSVWRSRGQTFDFKGHAIRYWVAGQGEPLLLLHGFPTASWDWHYLWQPLARHYRLIACDMLGFGDSSKPQEHRYSLLEQADLQQALLAHVRVDTPVHVLAHDYGDSVAQELLARHRDGLASIASCVFLNGGLFPEAHHAVLIQKLLISPLGWLAARAFSRDTLVNSVTRIYGPATRPSESALDDCWSLIQSNQGTRVLHRLACYLIERRLRRDRWVTAMQHAGVPMRFINGGWDPVCGKAMLVRYRELIYRADTILLPDIGHYPHTEAPVQVLRHYLAFRAGLRPAGICHTG, encoded by the coding sequence GTGAACCCCTTGAGCGAAATACCCCTGAGCGTGTGGCGCAGCCGCGGGCAGACCTTCGATTTCAAGGGGCACGCCATTCGCTACTGGGTCGCGGGGCAGGGCGAGCCATTGTTGTTGCTGCACGGTTTTCCTACCGCCAGCTGGGACTGGCATTACCTGTGGCAACCCCTGGCACGGCATTATCGGTTGATTGCCTGCGACATGCTCGGCTTCGGCGATTCCAGCAAACCGCAGGAGCACCGCTACAGCCTGCTGGAACAGGCCGACCTGCAGCAGGCGTTGCTGGCGCATGTGCGCGTCGACACCCCCGTGCACGTCCTGGCCCATGACTATGGCGACAGCGTGGCCCAGGAGTTGTTGGCGCGCCATCGCGATGGCCTGGCGAGTATTGCCAGCTGTGTGTTTCTCAATGGCGGCCTGTTTCCCGAGGCGCACCATGCTGTGCTGATCCAGAAGCTGTTGATCAGCCCCCTGGGGTGGCTGGCCGCCCGCGCCTTCAGCCGCGATACCCTGGTCAACAGCGTGACGCGCATTTACGGCCCTGCTACCCGGCCCAGCGAAAGCGCGCTGGATGATTGCTGGAGCCTGATCCAGAGCAACCAGGGTACGCGTGTGCTGCACCGCCTGGCGTGTTACCTGATCGAGCGGCGCCTTCGGCGTGACCGCTGGGTGACTGCCATGCAACATGCCGGTGTGCCCATGCGGTTCATCAACGGTGGGTGGGACCCGGTGTGCGGCAAAGCCATGCTGGTGCGCTACCGCGAACTGATCTACAGGGCCGACACCATCTTGCTGCCCGACATCGGCCACTACCCGCATACCGAAGCGCCGGTTCAGGTGCTGCGCCATTACCTGGCGTTCCGCGCCGGCCTGCGCCCAGCCGGCATCTGCCACACCGGGTAG
- a CDS encoding DUF1244 domain-containing protein, producing MNEQQRLELEAAAFRRLVEHLGKRTDVQNIDLMNLAGFCRNCLSKWYKAEADERQIEVSLDDAREVVYGMPYNEWKNLYQKEASAEQQAAFAKGKQHD from the coding sequence ATGAACGAGCAACAACGCCTGGAGCTCGAAGCCGCGGCCTTTCGCCGCCTGGTGGAGCACCTGGGCAAGCGCACCGACGTGCAGAACATCGACCTGATGAACCTGGCCGGGTTCTGCCGCAACTGTCTGTCCAAGTGGTACAAGGCCGAGGCCGACGAGCGCCAGATCGAGGTGAGCCTCGATGACGCCCGCGAAGTGGTGTACGGGATGCCGTACAACGAGTGGAAAAATCTCTATCAGAAAGAAGCCAGCGCCGAGCAGCAAGCGGCGTTCGCCAAAGGAAAACAGCATGACTGA
- a CDS encoding HopJ type III effector protein, with protein MTDLNTLRASLDSGEHLFADTLAFVAAHYDYQPQAFTNGALENAAGQNEGSCKTLGLAVLEGWSDQHALLAFGEHYRSVVATPEGTDHGNIRNLIAHGLAGVKFAAQPLTRKA; from the coding sequence ATGACTGACTTGAACACCCTGCGCGCCAGCCTCGACAGCGGCGAACACCTGTTCGCCGACACCCTGGCCTTCGTGGCCGCGCACTACGACTACCAGCCCCAGGCCTTCACCAATGGCGCGCTGGAAAACGCCGCTGGCCAGAACGAAGGTTCCTGCAAGACCCTGGGCCTGGCGGTGCTGGAAGGCTGGAGCGACCAGCACGCGCTACTGGCGTTCGGCGAGCATTACCGCTCGGTAGTGGCCACTCCCGAGGGCACTGACCACGGCAACATCCGCAACCTGATCGCCCACGGCCTGGCCGGGGTGAAGTTTGCCGCGCAGCCACTGACCCGCAAGGCCTGA
- the trxB gene encoding thioredoxin-disulfide reductase gives MSEARHSRVIILGSGPAGYSAAVYAARANLKPLLITGMQAGGQLTTTTEVDNWPGDVHGLTGPALMERMREHAERFETEIVFDHINSVDLAGKPFSLTGDSGTYTCDALIIATGASARYLGLPSEETFMGKGVSACATCDGFFYRNKPVAVVGGGNTAVEEALYLANIASKVTLVHRRETFRAEKILIDKLHARVAEGKIELKLNATLDEVLGDNMGVTGARLKNNDGSFDELKVDGVFIAIGHTPNTALFEGQLALKDGYMVVSGGREGNATATSVEGVFAAGDVADHVYRQAITSAGAGCMAALDVERYLDGLQNASF, from the coding sequence ATGTCTGAAGCACGTCATTCCCGAGTGATCATCCTCGGTTCCGGCCCTGCCGGTTACAGCGCCGCCGTGTATGCGGCTCGCGCCAACCTCAAGCCACTGCTGATCACCGGCATGCAGGCCGGCGGTCAACTGACCACCACCACCGAAGTCGACAACTGGCCGGGCGACGTCCATGGCCTGACCGGCCCGGCGCTGATGGAGCGCATGCGCGAGCACGCCGAGCGTTTCGAGACCGAGATTGTCTTCGACCACATCAACTCGGTTGATCTGGCCGGCAAACCCTTCTCGCTGACCGGCGACAGCGGCACCTACACCTGCGACGCACTGATCATCGCCACGGGCGCAAGCGCCCGGTACCTGGGCTTGCCGTCGGAAGAAACCTTCATGGGCAAAGGCGTTTCGGCCTGCGCGACCTGCGACGGTTTCTTCTACCGCAACAAGCCGGTGGCCGTGGTGGGCGGTGGCAACACCGCCGTGGAAGAGGCGCTGTACCTGGCCAACATCGCCAGCAAGGTGACCCTGGTGCACCGCCGCGAGACGTTCCGCGCCGAGAAGATCCTGATCGACAAGCTGCACGCCCGTGTGGCCGAAGGCAAGATCGAACTCAAGCTCAATGCCACCCTGGACGAAGTGCTGGGTGACAACATGGGCGTCACCGGTGCCCGCCTGAAGAACAACGATGGCAGCTTCGACGAATTGAAAGTCGACGGCGTGTTCATCGCCATCGGCCACACGCCGAACACTGCTTTGTTCGAAGGCCAGCTGGCCCTGAAGGACGGCTACATGGTGGTCAGCGGCGGCCGTGAAGGCAACGCCACCGCCACCAGCGTGGAAGGTGTATTCGCCGCTGGCGACGTGGCCGACCATGTTTACCGCCAGGCCATTACCTCGGCGGGTGCTGGCTGCATGGCGGCGCTGGACGTGGAACGCTACCTGGACGGCCTGCAGAACGCTTCGTTCTGA
- the folM gene encoding dihydromonapterin reductase, whose product MPTAPILITGASQRVGLHCAERLLDDGQPVIVSYRRERESLERLRERGATTLFADFSDEAGILAFIVALKKHTDALRAIVHNASSWQAETPGQETQAFAQMVNVHMLAPYLINLHCADLLHASPRADIVHISDDVTRKGSSKHIAYCASKAGLDSLTLSFAAKYAPRIKVNGIAPALLLFNEDDDAAYRAKTLAKSAMGIEPGPQVIYQSLRYLLDNPYVTGTTLTVNGGRHVK is encoded by the coding sequence ATGCCTACCGCCCCCATTCTGATCACCGGCGCCAGCCAGCGCGTCGGCCTGCATTGCGCCGAGCGCCTGCTGGACGATGGCCAACCGGTGATCGTCAGCTACCGCCGCGAACGTGAAAGCCTTGAGCGCCTGCGCGAGCGCGGGGCCACGACCCTGTTCGCCGACTTCAGCGACGAGGCCGGCATCCTGGCGTTCATCGTCGCCCTGAAGAAACACACCGACGCCCTGCGCGCCATCGTTCATAATGCCTCCAGCTGGCAGGCCGAGACGCCGGGCCAGGAAACCCAGGCGTTCGCGCAGATGGTCAACGTGCACATGCTGGCACCGTACCTGATCAACCTGCATTGCGCCGACCTGCTGCACGCCAGCCCTCGGGCCGACATCGTGCACATCAGCGACGACGTGACCCGCAAGGGCAGCAGCAAGCACATTGCCTACTGCGCGAGCAAGGCCGGGCTGGACAGCTTGACCCTGTCGTTCGCGGCCAAGTATGCGCCGCGCATCAAGGTCAACGGCATCGCTCCGGCGCTGCTGCTGTTCAACGAAGACGACGACGCGGCGTACCGCGCCAAGACCCTGGCCAAGTCGGCCATGGGCATCGAGCCCGGGCCGCAGGTGATCTACCAGAGCCTGCGCTACCTATTGGACAACCCCTATGTCACCGGCACTACCTTGACCGTCAACGGCGGCCGGCACGTAAAATAA
- a CDS encoding peroxiredoxin has product MSILVNKQAPDFDAPAVLGDGSIVDSFKLSSLHGKYVVLFFWPLDFTFVCPSEIIAHNNRIAKFRELGVEVVGVSVDSQFTHYAWRSTPVEKGGIGEVEFTMVADVKHEITRAYGIEHEDGVALRASFLIDQKGVVQHQVVNNLPLGREVDEMVRLVEALQFTEQYGEVCPAGWRPGQKGMKADAKGVADYLAENATSL; this is encoded by the coding sequence ATGAGCATTCTGGTCAACAAGCAGGCCCCCGACTTCGACGCCCCGGCCGTGCTGGGTGATGGTTCGATCGTCGACAGCTTCAAACTGTCCTCGCTGCATGGCAAGTACGTGGTGCTGTTCTTCTGGCCCCTGGACTTCACCTTCGTGTGCCCGTCCGAGATCATCGCCCACAACAACCGCATCGCCAAATTCCGCGAGCTGGGCGTTGAAGTCGTTGGCGTTTCGGTCGACTCGCAGTTCACTCACTACGCCTGGCGCAGCACGCCGGTGGAGAAAGGCGGCATCGGTGAGGTCGAATTCACCATGGTGGCCGACGTCAAGCACGAGATCACCCGTGCCTACGGCATCGAGCACGAAGACGGCGTGGCCCTGCGTGCCTCGTTCCTGATCGACCAGAAAGGCGTCGTGCAGCACCAGGTGGTCAACAACCTGCCGCTGGGCCGGGAAGTCGACGAGATGGTACGCCTGGTCGAGGCGCTACAATTCACCGAGCAGTATGGCGAAGTCTGCCCGGCGGGCTGGCGCCCAGGCCAGAAAGGCATGAAGGCCGACGCCAAGGGCGTGGCCGACTACCTGGCCGAGAACGCCACCAGCCTGTAA
- the folE gene encoding GTP cyclohydrolase I FolE has translation MNSSLPQHYREILKDLGEDPDREGLVDTPKRAAKAMQYLCHGYEQTLEQIVNGALFASDNDEMVIVKDIELYSLCEHHLLPFIGKAHVAYIPTGKVLGLSKIARIVDMFARRLQIQENLTRQIAEAVRDVTQAAGVAVVIEAQHMCMMMRGVEKQNSVMNTSVMLGAFRDSSTTRQEFLQLIGRSK, from the coding sequence ATGAATTCAAGCCTGCCGCAGCATTACCGCGAGATTCTCAAGGACCTGGGTGAAGACCCGGACCGCGAAGGCCTGGTGGACACGCCCAAGCGCGCCGCCAAGGCCATGCAGTACCTGTGTCATGGCTACGAGCAGACGCTGGAGCAGATCGTCAACGGTGCGTTGTTCGCTTCGGACAACGACGAGATGGTGATCGTCAAGGACATCGAACTGTACTCGCTGTGCGAACACCACCTGCTGCCCTTCATCGGCAAGGCACATGTGGCCTACATCCCTACGGGCAAAGTACTGGGGCTGTCGAAGATCGCGCGCATCGTCGACATGTTCGCCCGCCGCCTGCAGATCCAGGAGAACCTGACACGCCAGATCGCTGAGGCTGTGCGTGACGTGACCCAGGCCGCCGGCGTGGCCGTGGTGATCGAGGCCCAGCACATGTGCATGATGATGCGCGGTGTGGAAAAACAGAACTCGGTGATGAACACCTCGGTGATGCTGGGCGCCTTCCGCGACTCCAGCACCACCCGCCAGGAATTCCTGCAATTGATTGGACGGAGCAAGTAG